From one Melospiza melodia melodia isolate bMelMel2 chromosome 6, bMelMel2.pri, whole genome shotgun sequence genomic stretch:
- the RPL27A gene encoding large ribosomal subunit protein uL15, with amino-acid sequence MPSRLRKTRKLRGHVSHGHGRVGKHRKHPGGRGNAGGLHHHRINFDKYHPGYFGKVGMRHYHLKRNQKFCPTVNLDKLWTLVSEQTRLNYAKNEAGLAPVIDVVRSGYYKVLGKGKLPKQPVIVKAKFFSRRAEEKIKEVGGACVLVA; translated from the exons ATG CCTTCCCGCCTCAGGAAGACGCGAAAGCTGAGAGGACACGTCAGCCACGGCCACGGCCGCGTGG GCAAACACAGGAAGCATCCTGGAGGCCGTGGTAATGCCGGTGGTTTGCACCATCACAGGATTAACTTTGATAAATA CCACCCTGGTTACTTTGGGAAGGTGGGCATGAGGCACTACCACCTGAAGAGGAACCAGAAGTTCTGTCCCACGGTGAACCTGGACAAGCTGTGGACGCTGGTCAGCGAGCAGACCAGGCTCAACTACGCCAAGAACGAGGCGGGCCTGGCCCCGGTCATCGACGTCGTGCGCTCg GGCTACTACAAAGTGCTGGGCAAGGGGAAGCTGCCCAAGCAGCCTGTCATTGTGAAAGCCAAGTTCTTCAGCAGAAGAGCAGAGGAAAAGATCAAAGAAGTTGGTGGTGCCTGTGTGCTTGTGGCATAA